One stretch of Gouania willdenowi chromosome 16, fGouWil2.1, whole genome shotgun sequence DNA includes these proteins:
- the LOC114478504 gene encoding doublecortin domain-containing protein 2-like, with product MTSDRPNFLSQPVVKNLFMYRNGDPYFEARRVVINQKRVCNFETLLREVTAGIQPSFGAVRNIYTPRGGHKVDRLDSMQSGEQYVAAGRERFKKLDYLQIGSRKKRMLQTLPMPSKPLPQSKIIVSARFLKPIREPCTIFIAANGNLLDPAVRLLIHQKTLYQFERILEMITEKMGLRVLGGVRSLYTCEGHQVTDGSQLENGQLYVAVGRDKFKKLPYGDLLFPKPRGARRVKGMKASSLPPIYRFPKQSGNGKPVVRSSESGDRGSKASPLIHNSNSKEQLSSIVREISQARLLSLRKRKSGQSLNHGTPENDDLESKADDRNQESSTTQDQPDKQQLDADEGNSTEEMGEKTKDKEDSASEKSGKEDTNTNQETNGEQEGDAKAANEEKVEGVKEEKEEVKSEDQGSNNNSDKSQDGEDDGSHTFSEGEKDQNETLDEEKQDKNSGIDEKSSKNLSNDSGTGEKPKESDNCSDLGKPQSDNEAKETKNDESSSSNDDHEENSGKVKEDVAKDSQEEETKVNGEVCGGDGNEVESEAELNTEEPKPARIGKDVEDNKKHTETN from the exons ATGACCTCGGACAGACCTAACTTTTTATCCCAGCCCGTGGTGAAGAACCTCTTCATGTATCGGAACGGTGATCCGTACTTCGAGGCTCGCAGGGTTGTGATAAACCAAAAAAGGGTGTGCAACTTTGAAACGCTGCTGAGAGAGGTGACCGCGGGCATACAGCCTTCATTTGGAGCGGTGAGGAACATCTACACACCGAGAGGAGGACACAAGGTGGACCGCCTGGATAGCATGCAGAGCGGGGAGCAGTACGTGGCAGCAGGGAGGGAGAGATTCAAGAAGCTGGA CTATCTACAGATTGGCTCAAGAAAGAAGAGGATGCTGCAGACACTTCCCATGCCG tcCAAACCACTTCCACAGAGTAAAATCATTGTCTCAGCTCGATTCCTGAAGCCCATCAGGGAGCCATGCACAATATT CATTGCAGCCAATGGAAACCTTTTGGATCCTGCAGTGAGGCTTCTTATCCACCAGAAGACGCTATATCAATTTGAAAGAATACTGGAGATGATCACAGAGAAGATGGGTTTGCGTGTCCTGGGGGGCGTACGAAG TCTTTATACCTGTGAAGGTCACCAGGTGACTGATGGGAGTCAGTTGGAGAATGGTCAGCTGTATGTGGCTGTGGGAAGAGACAAGTTTAAGAAGCTTCCCTACGGAGATTTACTCTTCCCCAAACCCAGAGGAGCAAGGCGGGTCAAAGG AATGAAAGCCAGTTCTCTTCCCCCCATCTACCGATTCCCAAAGCAAAGTGGAAAC GGCAAGCCTGTTGTTCGGAGCAGTGAAAGTGGAGACAGGGGGTCCAAGGCCTCTCCTCTCATCCACAATAGCAACAGCAAGGAACAGCTGTCCTCCATTGTGAGAGAGATCTCTCAGGCCAGACTCCTCTCCCTGAGGAAAAGAAAGAGCGGACAAAGCCTGAATCATGGCACGCCAGAGAAtg ACGACCTGGAATCAAAAGCTGATGACAGAAACCAGGAAAGCAGTACCACTCAAGACCAACCAGATAAGCAG CAACTTGATGCTGATGAAGGCAACTCAACAGAGGAGATGGGAGAGAAAACCAAAGACAAGGAAGACTCTGCTTCTGAAAAGTCTGGCAAGGAAGACACAAATACAAACCAGGAGACAAATGGGGAACAGGAGGGTGATGCTAAAGCGGCAAATGAGGAGAAGGTGGAGGGGGtgaaagaagagaaagaggAGGTTAAGAGTGAGGATCAGGGGTCCAACAATAACAGTGATAAGAGCCAGGACGGCGAAGACGATGGAAGCCATACATTTTCCGAGGGTGAAAAGGACCAGAACGAAACTCTAGATGAAGAGAAACAAGATAAAAACAGCGGTATAGATGAGAAAAGCAGCAAGAATCTCAGTAATGATTCAGGTACCGGTGAGAAACCCAAAGAGAGCGATAACTGCAGCGACCTTGGTAAACCTCAGTCAGATAACGAGGCAAAGGAGACAAAAAATGATGAAAGTAGCTCGAGCAATGATGACCATGAAGAAAATTCTGGCAAAGTGAAAGAAGATGTGGCCAAAGATTCACAGGAGGAAGAGACAAAGGTGAATGGGGAGGTCTGCGGAGGTGATGGGAATGAGGTAGAGAGTGAGGCAGAGCTGAACACAGAGGAGCCGAAACCAGCACGAATAGGGAAAGATGTCGAggataacaaaaaacacactgagaCCAATTAG